The Limanda limanda chromosome 13, fLimLim1.1, whole genome shotgun sequence genome has a window encoding:
- the LOC133017727 gene encoding ras-related protein Rab-8A has product MAKTYDYLFKLLLIGDSGVGKTCVLFRFSEDAFNSTFISTIGIDFKIRTIELDGKKIKLQIWDTAGQERFRTITTAYYRGAMGIMLVYDITNEKSFENIKNWIRNIEEHASSDVEKMVLGNKCDINDKRQVSKDRGEQLALEFGIKFMETSAKANINVENAFLTLARDIKSKMDTKLEGNAPQGSSHGVKISEPQKKTSFFRCSLL; this is encoded by the exons ATGGCGAAGACGTACGATTATCTGTTCAAATTACTGCTAATCGGTGACTCCGGTGTGGGGAAGACCTGCGTCCTGTTCCGGTTCTCAGAGGACGCCTTCAACTCCACGTTCATCTCCACCATAG GCATTGATTTCAAGATCAGGACGATAGAGCTGGACGGGAAGAAGATAAAGTTGCAGATATG GGACACGGCCGGCCAGGAACGCTTCCGAACAATCACGACTGCCTACTACAGAGGAGCTATG GGCATCATGCTCGTCTATGACATCACCAACGAGAAGTCTTTTGAAAACATCAAGAACTGGATAAGAAACATAGAGGAG CATGCGTCCTCTGATGTTGAGAAGATGGTCCTCGGCAACAAGTGTGACATCAACGACAAGCGGCAGGTGTCCAAGGACCGGGGGGAGCAG cttgcATTAGAATTTGGAATCAAGTTCATGGAGACGAGTGCGAAGGCCAACATCAACGTGGAAAAC GCGTTTTTGACCCTGGCCCGAGACATCAAATCGAAAATGGACACAAAATTG GAGGGAAATGCGCCGCAGGGGAGCAGTCACGGAGTTAAGATCTCCGAGCCTCAGAAAAAAACCAGCTTCTTCCGCTGCAGCCTCCTCTGA